The Thermoleophilum album genome contains a region encoding:
- a CDS encoding bifunctional nuclease family protein encodes MQEMVIYGVSFDMVGKQPIVLLKTREGNKFLPIWIGHPEAAAILMKLQGASTPRPMTHDLMSDILSELDVTCARVTVTELRENTFYAEVTLRMNGREFLIDSRPSDALALAVRTGAPIFVADEVLAESAIEFEHEVEDTEQVVEKFREFLDSVTPEDFATGGS; translated from the coding sequence ATGCAGGAGATGGTCATCTACGGTGTGAGCTTCGACATGGTCGGCAAGCAGCCGATCGTGTTGCTGAAGACTCGCGAAGGCAACAAGTTCTTGCCGATCTGGATTGGGCATCCGGAGGCAGCGGCGATCCTGATGAAGCTCCAAGGTGCGAGCACGCCGCGCCCGATGACCCACGATCTGATGAGCGACATCTTGAGCGAGCTCGACGTCACCTGTGCACGCGTCACGGTCACCGAGCTCCGCGAGAACACCTTCTACGCCGAGGTAACACTGCGCATGAACGGTCGCGAGTTCCTGATCGACTCGCGACCCTCGGACGCGCTCGCACTGGCCGTGCGCACCGGCGCCCCGATCTTCGTTGCCGATGAGGTGCTCGCGGAGTCCGCAATCGAGTTCGAGCACGAGGTCGAGGACACCGAGCAGGTCGTGGAGAAGTTCCGCGAGTTCCTCGACAGCGTGACGCCCGAAGACTTCGCGACCGGCGGCAGCTAG